From a region of the Pukyongiella litopenaei genome:
- a CDS encoding 2Fe-2S iron-sulfur cluster-binding protein, which produces MAKITYIEHDGTEHVVEVANGLTVMEGARDNNIPGIEADCGGACACSTCHVYVHPDWVDKLPARDDMEEDMLDFAYEPDPERSRLTCQLKVSDALDGLVVQMPEKQI; this is translated from the coding sequence ATGGCGAAGATCACCTATATCGAACATGACGGCACCGAACATGTGGTTGAGGTGGCCAACGGGCTGACCGTGATGGAAGGCGCCCGCGACAACAACATTCCCGGCATCGAGGCCGATTGCGGCGGCGCCTGCGCCTGTTCCACCTGCCATGTCTATGTGCATCCCGACTGGGTCGACAAGCTTCCGGCCCGCGACGACATGGAAGAGGACATGCTCGATTTCGCCTATGAGCCCGACCCGGAACGCTCGCGCCTGACCTGCCAGCTGAAGGTCAGCGATGCGCTGGACGGGCTGGTGGTGCAGATGCCCGAAAAGCAGATCTGA